ACTCAGAAACCGCCTTTGTGTTATTTCCAGCTACAGTCGGTGTCGTCAGGACGACATTTTGCCACAATGTCACGAACAGAGATACAGTCTGACTCGCAGGGTGAAAACGCCAACCACAGCTGGCTCAGCTCTTAAACTGTGTCACAGCTGAATCAACGGGCGACCCGGCAACCTCACTGAATGATCAATTCGGTCATCAGCTGTGCTTTCCCTGATATGCTAAGTCAAAATGTCTGATGTGGAGAAGGTCTGCTTACATAAGTTGTTTTAATAATTTGCTGAATGAGTAAAGATAACCAAATCCTGTGCTCCCTTTAGTCCCCCATCTACAGCCATGACTCTGGGGATCCCACAAGCAAACGCAGAGTGTCTCCTTGAGGGGAGAAAAGGAGGAGACATGCATGTATCACACTTAGTCCCTGGTATGTACATGTATACATAACTTACAGTAGATCCTTTTTAATATTACTCATCAGTTTCTGACAGAAGGAGAGGCAGTATTTAGAGGCAGTAGTGGTGACAAGTCCAAGTCAATAGATTAATTTTATTATCCTCATCACAAAAAGCACGAGTAAGAAATCAATATTAAGTCACAGGCCACTGGACAGCAGTAGCTGTATTTGGATGTTGTCTTTTATGATAACAAAACTACTGTCAAAGTGTATGATTTGTATATTTAACCACGTGTAAgatgttgcatttttattttagatacTGCTGGAAAGTCGGTATCAGTGCCAGAGGAGCTGGTAACATTTGGTCACTCTCGAACACCCAGTTACGCAAGTCAGTTGTCCAAAATTTCAGGTACAaacactgtgacacacatttattcaCTTTAATCATTGGCAGCATTCTTACCTTTTTCACATTGTGTGGGTgtgatttagtttttttgttttgttttttctcctaCCCCCATCCCATCCCGTAGGTTACAGCTCAAACAACTCCAGTTTAACAAATCTGAGTCATCGGCGGAGCGGGTCAGGAGGGTCTGCCTCTACGGGCATTGGCAGCATCCTCGACTCCGGTGATCAGCagggggagagaggagagagggagagcaaaACCACTCCCCCAGTCTCTGCAACATACCATCATACATTTGAAAGCCCCTCCATACCTGTCAAGGCCCAAAGGTGATATAGATAGTTACTCTGGCTTTGAAATTGACCCAcaaatttgtatttgtatttatttattgcctgttttctcattttaaaatgtatcacAAATATGTCATATACGGCAGGAAATAATCATTCCTTTTTGACATTCTTCAGCACAATTTCCCTAATTTATAAATGATATTTTCTCATTGGTTGTGCTATAAATCCCATATTTGTAATATTAAACCCTGTTTCTTTCCCCCATTAGACACCCAGTCAAGCAGAACTCTATGGAGAATCAGCTGAAAAGAGTCGATGCCACCAGGGTGGATGCTGATGACATAATTGAGAAAATCCTCCAGAGCCAGGATTTCAGCCATGGTTTCTTGGATTCCAGTGCAGAGGGTGTGTACTTCTGATCCTAGTTTGGAACATTTCCCACCATGTTGCTGACGGGATCCAGTTACTTTGACGCATTGCAACAATGTAATGTCTCTAAGGATTCAGTTGAAGTCACTATTATGTCTCAAGTCAAACATGCGAAAGATGATTATTTCATCAAGACTTACGTAACTTATCACAGGAATACCACAAGGGTGGTTTAAACTCACAGCTGGATAGCTACCCTGTTACAAAGCCTTGTCCTTTACCAAATATTTTAGGTAGAGAAGAGATTAAGAAAGGATGAGTCTCCCTATTTATTGAGGCAAATgttgcacagatttttttttttttttttgtagtttataGTAGCACGCAACTATAAACCTACCTCCCTGGGTGTTACTGAAAAACTCTCGCTCACCAACCTAATACTCATTTATTGTTGGATCTTAAACCTAGAGCCAGTGGGGCATTTTCTTAAGCCCCGGCTGTAGGAATTGATGGTCAGCGTTCTTATTTctaatgtgtgtttgtatttgtgttgctgcAGAGGAGGGGCTCAGCTTGTTTGTTGGTCCTGGAGGAAGTACAGCCTTGGGAAGCCAGCACATGAGGTGGGTTTTATTATGTAACCATGAGTTGGGGGTGCAAGACACAAGACACCAGATGCCACACATTTACTATAAATATGGGGAACTGAAAGAAGGCACCATAAGGGTTTTGATAAGGATTCTGTGTTTCTATCTTATAATGTGTGGAACTGGCCTTCGTATTATACTTAAAAGACATATTTTCTTGATCAGATCACTGAACATCTGCCAGATCACATGGTGATCCTTATTTCCTGTCCTGTAACACACTGTGGCATTCTCTTTCAGGGTCACAACTGGAGCCTTTGAGCAGGTGGTCATCAAGCGCTAGGCTTTGGAAAGCATGTGGCTCTCACAAAGGGTGCTATATTATTCTGATGCAGGGGCCACATGGCTGAATTGGATTTACTATCAGAACTTGCTCCATCTAATTCCAAGGGAGATCTAATTTCTCTTATGCAATCGCTCTCCAGCTGATCTGCAGCAGTCTTTTAGCCAGGACAGCCCTCTAGTGTTCAAGAAGTGGAGGTGAAGGCCACATTATTGAAACATTTTGTGGGCTGAGATGGCTGGTGTACTGATCTTCCTGTCCTCTTGTGGTCTTTGGAAAAAGTAAGACATGCTGTAAGTCTTCTGCTTACTCCTCTTGGTGACATTTGCTTGCCAAGgtgttcatttaaaaagtgcttaAGATAATTACACATGTCCATTGAACCTTTTTGGGATGGCTGTGATTTTTGAAGTGAGGAGCCATAATGTCTGCTGTATCAAGGgg
This portion of the Archocentrus centrarchus isolate MPI-CPG fArcCen1 chromosome 17, fArcCen1, whole genome shotgun sequence genome encodes:
- the LOC115795662 gene encoding protein FAM102B-like, with the protein product MSFILIKKKRFKFKVDFELEELSSVPFVNGVLFCKVRLLDGGFAEESSREPVQANCVYWRKKFSFMCKMSANAGTGVLDPCVCRVSVRKELKGGKTYAKLGFADLNLSEFAGSGNTIRRCLLEGYDTKNTRQDNSILKVVITTQLMSGDPCFKTPPSTAMTLGIPQANAECLLEGRKGGDMHVSHLVPDTAGKSVSVPEELVTFGHSRTPSYASQLSKISGYSSNNSSLTNLSHRRSGSGGSASTGIGSILDSGDQQGERGERESKTTPPVSATYHHTFESPSIPVKAQRHPVKQNSMENQLKRVDATRVDADDIIEKILQSQDFSHGFLDSSAEEEGLSLFVGPGGSTALGSQHMRVTTGAFEQVVIKR